The genomic DNA GCTGGGTGGCGTGCGCATCGGCGACGACTGCGAGATCGGCGCCAATACCTGCGTGGACCGTGGCGCCCTGGAAGACACCGTGCTGGCCGAAGACGTGCGCCTGGACAACCTGGTGCAGGTCGCCCACAACGTGCAGATCGGCGCGCATTCGGCGATTGCCGGCTGCACGGGTATCGCCGGCAGCGCGAAGATCGGCCGTTACTGCCTGCTCGGCGGGGCCGTCGGCGTGGTCGGTCATCTTGAAATCTGCGACAAAGTCGTGGTCACCGGTAAATCGGTGGTCCGCAACTCCATTACCGAGCCGGGCGAGTATTCCTCCGGCACGCCGTTGACCGACAACCGCACGTGGCGCAAGAACGCCGCGCGCTTCAAACAGCTCGATGCGCTGGCCCGTCGCATCCTGTCTGTGAGCAAGGAGAAGGAATGAGCCAGGAACAGACCCCGTCGGACATCGACCTGCCCGACATCGCCCAGATCCGGGCCTTGATCCCGCACCGCTACCCTTTCCTGCTGGTGGACAAGGTGGTGTCGCTCGACTTCGAGAAGCGCAAGATCGTCGCCCGCAAGAACGTCAGCATCAACGAGCCGTTCTTCCAGGGCCATTTCCCCGAACAGCCGATCATGCCCGGCGTGCTGATCATCGAAGCCATGGCGCAGGCGGGCGGCGTGCTCACCCAGCTCACGCTGGGCCGGGATGCGCAGTCCAAGCTGTTCTACATGGTGAAGGTGGACAATGTCCGCTTCAGCGACAAGGTGGTCCCCGGCGATGTGCTGGAGATGCACGTGGAGATCAAGCGCGTGATCCGCAACATGGCGGTGTACGACTGCAAGGCCTTCGTCGACGGCAGGATCGTCGCCTGCGCCGAAGTCATGTGTGCCGGCACCCGCGAATAACCTACGAGGAGGACCACCGATGAGCGGACACGCTCCGTTGATCCACCCCACGGCAGTGATCGATCCGTCGGCGAAGCTCGCCGACGGCGTCCGCGTGGGCGCATTCACCCTGATCGGGGCCGATGTTGAAATCGGCGAAAACACCGAGATCGGCCCGCATTGCAGCATCCACGGCCCGACCCGTATCGGCCGCGACAACCGGTTCATCGGCCACGCCGCCATCGGTGGCGAGCCGCAGGACAAGAAATACAACGCCGAGAAGACCGAGCTGGTGATGGGGGACCGCAATGTCATCCGCGAGTTCGTCACCATCAACCGGGGGACCGGCGGTGGCGGTGGCATCACCACCGTCGGCGATGACAACTGGATGCTGGCGTACACCCACGTCGCGCACGATTGCCACGTCGGCAGCCACTGTGTGTTCTCCAACAACACCACGCTGGCCGGCCACGTGACCGTGGGCGACCATGTGATCATCAGCGGCTTCGCCGGTGCCCACCAGTTCTGCCGTATCGGCGCGCATGCCTTCCTGGGCATGGGCGCGCTGACCAATGGCGATGTCCCGCCGTTCACCATGGTCGGCAGTGATTCGCTGGGCCGTCCGCGCGGCATCAACAGCGAAGGCCTGAAGCGCCGCGGCTTCGACGCCGAGCGCATCGCCAGCATCAAGCGCGCGTACCGCACCCTGTACGTTGCCGGCCTGCCGCTGGCCGAGGCCAAGGTGCAACTGGCCGAGCAGGCGCGCAGCAGCGAAGACGTCAAGGCGCTGCTGGAGTTCATCGAACAGGCCGAGCGGCCGCTGCTGCGATGAACCAGACCACGCTGCCGCCCACGGCCGAGGTCATCCTGTTGCGTGAAGCACCGGCTGCCAGCGCCCCCGCGCGTGTCGATACGCGTCCCCTGCGCGTGGCGCTGGTGGCGGGCGAAGCATCAGGTGACCAGCTGGGCGCAGGGTTGGTACGGGAGTTGAAGGCACGCTTCCCCAATGCAGAGTTTGCGGGCATTGGCGGTGATGGGATGCGCCATGCGGGCTGCCAGACCTGGTTCGACGCCAGCGAGTTGGCCGTGATGGGGCTGACCGAAGTGCTGCGCCATCTGCCGCGGTTGCTGAAGCTGCGTTCGCAGTTCCGCCAGCGCGTGCTGGAGTGGCAGCCTGATGTGTTCATCGGCATCGACGCGCCCGACTTCAACCTGGGCGTGGAGCGCTGGCTGAAGCTGCGCGGCATCCGCACCGTGCACTACGTCAGTCCTTCGGTGTGGGCATGGCGCGAGAAACGCGCGGAGAAGATCGGCGAGAGCGCGGACCTGGTGCTGTGCCTGTTCCCGATGGAGCCGCCCATCTATGCGCGGCACGGCATCGATGCGCGGTTTGTCGGCCACCCGATGGCCGATGACATCCCGATGCACGTGGATCGCGAACAGGCACGCGCCGACCTGGGCCTGCCGTCCAATGCGAAAGTGCTGGCGGTGCTGCCGGGCAGCCGGCTGGGCGAAATCAGCCGGCTGGGCGAGCCCTTCTTTGAGGCGGCCTGGCAGGTATGCGAACGCATTCCCGGATTGCACGTCGTCGTGCCGGCCGCGAACGCCGCGTGCCGTCAGTTGATCGACCAGCAGCTCTCCCGCTCTGCGTTCCCCGTGGTGCATTCCCATGTGCTGGACGGACAGGCGCGCACCGCCATGATCGCCGCCGACGTGGTGGTGCTCGCTTCGGGCACGGCCACGCTGGAGGCGATGCTGGTGAAGCGGCCCATGGTGGTCGGCTACCGGGTCAACGAGCTGACCTACCGGCTGGTCAAGGCGCTGGGCCTGCTGAAGGTCGATCGCTATGCCCTGCCGAACATCCTGGCCAACAAGGATCTGGCGCCGGAACTGATGCAGCACGATTGCGTGCCGGAGAAGCTGGCCGCTGCGATCCAGCAGTGGTTCGACCATCCGCAGAAAAGCATCGACCTGCAGGCCACGTATCAGCAGTTGCACACCCTGCTGCGGCGTGATGCCTCGGCCCGCGCGGCCGATGCCGTGGCCGAGCTGGTGGCCCGCGATGTGGTGCCCCGATGAGCCGTCGTGCTGCCGCTGCCGCGACGATGACGCTGTTCAGCGCCACCGCAGCGGCAACCGTGGTCGTGCAGCGTATCGCCGGCGTGGATGAGGCCGGTCGTGGCCCGTTGGCCGGCCCGGTGTCCGTGGCTGCGGTGGTGTTCGATCCTGCGCGGCCCCGCATCAACGGCCTGGACGATTCCAAACAGTTGACTGCGGCCCGCCGTGACCAGTTGTACGACCGCATCATTGACCGTGCGCTGGCGTGGCATGTGGTCCTGGTCGATGCCCCCACCGTGGACCGGCTGAACATCTATCAGGCGACACTGCAGGGCATGCGCGAGGTGGTGGCTGCGGTTGCGCACGCGGCCGATCTGGCACGCATCGATGGCAATGTGGTGCCCAAGGGTCTGGTGCTGCCGGGCGAAGCGTTGATCGGGGGCGACGCCATCGACCGCGCGATCATGGCTGCTTCGATCCTCGCCAAGGTCAGCCGTGACCGCTACATGCAGCGCGTGCACGAGCAGTTTCCGTATTTCGGCTTCGACCAGCACAAAGGGTATGGCACGCCCATGCACCTGGCGGCATTGCGCGAACACGGACCGTGCCTGGAACACCGGCGCAGCTTCGCGCCCGTGCGCGAGTGCCTGGCCGTGCCGGTTGCTGCTCCTTTGGAGATGGCGCTGGCGCTGTAGGTGAGTCGAACGGGTGAGACCCCCTCGCGGTGGCTCTGACAGCGGGTTCCGAGCTTGGGGCCGGGCGGTGGGGCTGCGCGGGGGACGGCAAAAACTGCGTCCATGCGTGCCTCGTTTCGCGCCATCCATGGCGCGGGTACACGTCATCGCATTCGCGCTGCCGCTCCCACGCTTTGCTGCGCAAACCGCGGGCCCCGTCTCACCAACACCCACACCCCGCCGCTTCGCGGCCGCCCCTGACTCAGGGGCTCCCTCCACCAGACGGATTGCCGTCATCGGTAGCGCCGAGCCGTGGTCGGCGGAATGTTCCCGCTAACGGCCCGCTACGCTCGCCGACCATGGGTCGGCGCTACCGATGCCCGCAGGTCCCATGGCCACCATGGACCTGTCGAAGGTGGGGCGGGGTGGGTTGGCGGGGGCGTTGAGCGCCATGGATGGCGCGAAACGAGGCCCGCAGGATGCGGTTGTTGCCGTCCCCCGCCAACCCACCCCGCCCCGCCAACAAGCAGCCCTGCAGCTGTAGCTGTAGCTGTAGCTGTAGCTGTAGCTGTAGCTCTAGCTGTAGCTCTAGCTGTAGCTCTAGCTGTAGCTGTAGCTGTAGCTCTGGCTTCGAAGCCCCCCGCGCAGCGCGCCCCTTCCTCTACGTCAAGACCTTGTCCGTACAGGTCACCGCCGGTACCCTGAGCGGGCACTCCTGCGCACCTGTGACCCCGGCGGCCGTTCCTACGCCTGCTCCCGGGGCCGGTGCGCTCCAACCTGGTCCGGCATGTCCAACTCCCGTTTCGTCCATCTCCACGTCCACACCGAATTTTCGCTGGCGGATTCCACCATCCGTGTGCCGGCGAAGCCGGAACAGGCTGACCCGAAGAAAGCCAAACAGGCCAACCTGCTGTCGCGCTCGGTCGAGCTCGGGCTGCCCGCGCTGGCAGTCACCGATCTGAACAACCTGTTCGCCCTGGTGAAGTTCTACAAGGCGGCCGAAGGCGTGGGCATCAAGCCGATCGCCGGCGCCGACGTGATGATCGCCGAGGAAGGCCAGGATCCGTGGCGGATGACCCTGCTGTGCCGTGACCGCGAAGGCTATCTCAGCCTGTCCCGGCTGCTCACGCGTGCCTGGATGGAGGGCCATCGCCCGGAAGGCGGCGTCGCGGTGCATCCGGAATGGCTGAAGGCCGGCTGTCAGAACCTGTTCGCGCTTACCGGCCGTGAAAGTCTCGCCGGACGTCTCGCTGCGGCA from Stenotrophomonas sp. 169 includes the following:
- the fabZ gene encoding 3-hydroxyacyl-ACP dehydratase FabZ — its product is MSQEQTPSDIDLPDIAQIRALIPHRYPFLLVDKVVSLDFEKRKIVARKNVSINEPFFQGHFPEQPIMPGVLIIEAMAQAGGVLTQLTLGRDAQSKLFYMVKVDNVRFSDKVVPGDVLEMHVEIKRVIRNMAVYDCKAFVDGRIVACAEVMCAGTRE
- the lpxA gene encoding acyl-ACP--UDP-N-acetylglucosamine O-acyltransferase; its protein translation is MSGHAPLIHPTAVIDPSAKLADGVRVGAFTLIGADVEIGENTEIGPHCSIHGPTRIGRDNRFIGHAAIGGEPQDKKYNAEKTELVMGDRNVIREFVTINRGTGGGGGITTVGDDNWMLAYTHVAHDCHVGSHCVFSNNTTLAGHVTVGDHVIISGFAGAHQFCRIGAHAFLGMGALTNGDVPPFTMVGSDSLGRPRGINSEGLKRRGFDAERIASIKRAYRTLYVAGLPLAEAKVQLAEQARSSEDVKALLEFIEQAERPLLR
- a CDS encoding ribonuclease HII, with the translated sequence MSRRAAAAATMTLFSATAAATVVVQRIAGVDEAGRGPLAGPVSVAAVVFDPARPRINGLDDSKQLTAARRDQLYDRIIDRALAWHVVLVDAPTVDRLNIYQATLQGMREVVAAVAHAADLARIDGNVVPKGLVLPGEALIGGDAIDRAIMAASILAKVSRDRYMQRVHEQFPYFGFDQHKGYGTPMHLAALREHGPCLEHRRSFAPVRECLAVPVAAPLEMALAL